The DNA sequence TGAAAATAGTTGCAACAGTGCTGGCCACGCTCTCTTTCACAAATTGTCTGTGTTTTCCAAAACACTGACACAACGTATTTGTGTGTCCAATTTgagtaaatgcatttttaaattttctttgagCAGTGGTGTGTTTTGGAAGCTTTTGAATGAACATCTTCTAGTGCTCTAAACTAATTGGGATTTGATTGAGCATGTGTGACTTACTTAGGTAGCAGCCCTATAAGCACTTATATGTCTTATAAACaatgagtagacatgtaaaagATTGCATTGTTAGTGTAACCCACCCTCAGAAGAtataaagtgctatataaatgcttcCTAAATAAGTTTTTCAAAGTCGAAAGTAGTTGAatctttttgtgtttttaaatttattatttccattttgcattaacatgtatttagttacaaaataatacaaaaaacctATTAACTCCCTTTCCCCAACCACTAtcactcctccttccctccctttcccctaatGACTATTAACttttaagattttattttgtagTTTTCTTCTCTGAGAAACTTCCATTCTTAAGATATCCACAACAATCTGAAAGAATAAGGCACTGGTCCCAAACTAGTGTCCAATGTAGCAGCCATTATAAAAGGCCACCAATCCGCTTCGAAAGAATCCttacttttctttttcctctccGCCATTCTTATTTTCTGTGTTAACTTCTCTAATAGAGTGATTTCCCATAGTTTCTTTTGCCAGTTTTGCCGTGTTAAACCGTCCAGTGATTTCCAATATTTGGCAATCGTCAATCTGGCTGCCGCCAGCATAAATcctatatagtagggccccgcttcccggcgcttcgcttcctggtgttccgctaatgtggcggctttcgttttccattttaaagctgatATTTGCTCTTTTGCAACGTTTCCGCGTCATTTTCGCACgatggccccattatagtctatgggttccgctttacagtgggggcctgctccctaacccgccatataagtggggccctactgtaagtctTTTATATTGTAGATTTGTGTTTTGTCTCATAAAAATGTTCAATAAAGCTAATTCAGGCCTGAAGTATgaaatttttgtttttattcctAGTAATTCAATTTAGTAATTTAATTTCCTGATCAAAGTACTCTTAATGAAGTACAAATCTGTGTTCAAACATTCAGAATTTTAGCTGTACATTTGTAATTTAATACTGTCTTAAAATATGTACAGAACTTTGTAAAGTAACTTTGCATATCCTTTGTAAAAGGAGAGAATGCactgaaaaatatttatttattaaatttatattccacccttcctcccagaaggagcctggggCGGTTAATGTGCCAATCCTTACACACTTCTAGAGCTGAGCATTTTATATTAATGTGTGTGTGACCTAAAACACAACTTCAAAGCTGCCCAAATTATATACTGGCTCATACCCATTTAAACCTTAATATAGTTTAAATGAGGATGAGCCTCCTCACCCAAGTCTGGCTGGTTCTGTTGCGTGGACCTGGCTTCTGATTTGTGCATTCAAGCAAATCACAAACACTAAGCTAGAAACAAGCCAGAGTTGTTGGCTTATTTCTGACTTAGGGCACATGGCTTGTTTCGAAAACAAACGAAAAGCTGGGCTGCAGAGCACAGACTCTAACTTGTTTGCGTTGTATGTTGCTCGTgcacaggggtgggtgggaaggcttGGTCatatttaaaccatggtttggagtgACCCAGGCCACTGTGTATCCTCTAACCTAGGTAATAAATCTCAGTAAAAAGCACCATAATACCAAAATATATTTGTTGCCGAACAGAGAAAATAAGCAAAACATAGTTTATTTATACTGCAACTCCTAATTCATCCACTGTGCATGTTTAGAAGTGCAAAAAGGCTCTGTCCTGTGTTATTACCTCTAACCACGTTCATATGCGATCCACATGAATCTCTTGACAGAATCACTGTATCCTTATGGCTTAGTGACCAATTTTGAAGGGGAGTGTACACTCCTAATGCAACCATCCACATGGATATCTGTTTCTTCCTCCCTGGCATAGTCAACAAACCAGCTATCAGGCTGCAATAATCAGCCAAGAAACATAACTTTGGCTGGTGTGCGATTCTAGTGGCTTGTAGCTTTTACCAATTGCTTGGTGATGCTCTCACCCCTAAGTTATGACACCTGACTGATCTCTTGactggcattatttatttatttaaatttgtttgcAGGCAGAACTGCAGGCAAGATGACCACCAGCCAGAAGCATCGGGACTTCGTGGCCGAGCCCATGGGGGACAAGCCTGTTGGCACTTTAGCTGGCATTGGAGATGTACTTGGCAAAAAGCTGGAAGACAAAGGCTTTGACAAGGTATCTTCTGGGCTGTTGGTCTGGAAGCAAAATCAGTTTATGAAAATTAAACTGGATGGTGTGCCGTTTTCCAGTCTCTGGACAAACCTCTGCTATGGGGTCACTTCAGAGGTGCGAGGAGTTACCCCTATGGCCTGTAAGCCCAGTGATGTGCTCTGTTTCTGTGATTGTTGCAGCCTGTTGTTCAGAGCCTATATGATGCAGCAAGCTTTCTGGAGCTAAGCAGGTCTGTGCCTGATCCGTACGTGGGTTGAACCCCTGGGCTCCACCAAGACAAGATTCAGTATTAATGTAATTGCCACATGTGGGTGATTTCGCAACAGTTTTCCAGTGCAAAATTTGAAGGTGAGGGAGAAGGAGTCTAGTCACAGTAACTCTCATCTGAGAAGTAGATGCATGAAGCAATCGGAAGATCTTTCGTCATGAATCTAGCTTGAGAAGCAAATGTGTGGCTTCGATTTGTGTGTTAGATTTTTTATCCCACATTACCAAGATGTTTCAGGCAACATACATGCCCTCCGCTATACTCTTCTCAACCCTGCGAGCAAAGGATAGGGACAGACAGGGACTGACCCAAGCTGATCTAGTAATCTTTGTGGTACAGTGAGGACGTGAACCTGTCTCACCAATCTTGAGTATTTAGCTCAATCCACCACACCAAGTGGATAACCTGTAACTATgttcccagatgttttgaacagccttccccaacctggtgccctccagatattttgggctataacttccatcagacccagccactctggcagttgtattccaaaacatctggagggcaccaggtttaggAAAAGCTTTTCTTGAATTTTCAGCCTCCCAATGGATTCCTTCATAAAGTTGTATTTTCTTGTATCCAAGTTGCTAACCCCTGTATGTTTCCCTCTTTCTCAAACTTAGGCTTACGTGGTGCTCGGGCAGTTCTTAGTGTTGAAGAAGGACGAGGACCTCTTCCGTGAGTGGCTGAAGGACACGTGCGGTGCCAATGCCAAGCAATCCAGAGACTGTTACGGCTGCCTGAGGGAATGGTGCGATGCTTTCTTGTGAACGCCATTAGTCAAAGCCTGGTGGATGCTGTTAGGGCTTTTGTAATTGGAAAGAGATCAAACGTCCCCTTCTCTCACAGCGTATACTCTTTATAAACCTTTCAGCATCTACAAGGGCTCGTTAGGGCTATCACTCCTGAGACCAGGGGAAGAAAATTGTTACTGCCTTTTAATGTAACTGAACCTCTTTTTCTTTAGGGAGAGAGTTGAGAAGGGTCAGATGTTCTAATTTGATACTCCATATGTCTTTTATGTGGCTTTGatagcaaccccctccccccccgttGGGCCACTGAACTCCAAAAACATACTGCCTACCAATAATGAGATCTCCCAGTTCCTTTGGTTTGAGCTCCAATTAGATTGGGGTTTATCTGTTGGTTCTGAAAACAAAAGATGTATTAGGATTATTTTTCTAGTTTCTTTCTACTTTTTGATCCTCACTATAACTTTTTATGCTACCCGGTTGAATGGCAGGAACCAAAAATCATTGCAgagtttttaaaacaataaaaatcagctgtgttaaCTATTCAGTGTTGCTTGAAAATGAATTGCGGTGAGCTGTGTCTGGGGAAGGGGTGTGGGGATTGCAATCGTGGCTTGACCCCACTTCTTGGGACGTGTGATAAGAGTACAGTACCTCCCTGAGGTAGCTGAGTTGATGGGGAGAATACAGGAGTTGCCAGCATTGGCCTCATTACAGAGCAGGATTTTTATCCCAAACTCATCCAGAATTTGAGAGAGCTCTGCAGACCTGCACTGCTGCAAACTGCCTACTTTTAGCATGTAGCCctttgcacatttcccccaacaCAATGAGGCCCTTACCGGTGTCTCTTTAAAGTGTCTTGGGATGGAAATTGACCCTGGATATTTGGGTTCAAAGAATGCTCAGCCTTCTTCCCTGGGTAACTTTAAAACAGGCAGAATATAGATGACTGTCCAAGTTAGGAATAGTTACAAatggctgtggagtcggagtcggaagcaattttgggtggagtcggagtcggtagaaatgtactgactccggcttcaaaataaattttgattgacaaattttttaaaatataaattcaaagaagcttcccatgaagtcggctgtagttgagcatttcaccataactcaggatggaaaacattttgtgtgtcagtgtatgacacaggacccagatgaagacaaatgctgtgatgccaagatcagcgcatattcaggcagcgataaaaatgctcctacgagagcttccaatttaaaaagacatttacagcgctttccagggctgtggagtcggaagcaattttgggtggagtcggagtcggacagtagaaaaacagaggagttggagtcgaaggtttggcgtaccgattccacagccctggttacaaAGAATCTTAACCTGGCATGAGGCTGAAATTGATGCCAATGTCTTTGTGCCTTATGAAAAAGTTGCCTGGCCTTTCCCTTGGGGTAGGAGCATGGGACCTTTTTTTCTTCTGGAACCTTGttctttcccaccccaccccaccccaccccaccccacatcaTGCCTGAGCAATAGGTAGGTTAAGTGGTAAGCTGGTAACTGGCCCAGCGGCCCCTAATAGAAGCTTTGTGCAGATTGGATCCCAGTGTCTGGTGCACCATTACAGGCCATCAGCTCTTAAAGAGAGCGATTGCTGTCGGAAGGGGATATTCCATCAGGCTCCTGCTGTGTCCCTCCACAGAAGTCTTGGTGGCTACTGctgctttccccccaaaagcTCTCTTGTCTGTGGGAGGGTGGGGGCCAGGCTGCACTGAGAGCTTGGGGTGTGGTGCTGGGTGAAAGTCTAGGGAAAGAAGTACATTTGTTTTATTAATCAGTttgtattccacttttcctccaaggagctcagggagcTAGCTggggttcttcccctccctcttttatggctACAATGAACCCTGcgctgtaggttaggctgagtggcCCAAGActgcccagtgagctttatggctgggtgggggtttgaacccaggtctcccagctcctagtcTAACCTCTGCCCCACACTTGGCCATGCACCGGCCTTTGTTTCTGGTAGATGCTCAAGATGGGTTGTGGGGTTTTTGTTTAGTTTTGCATATTCACATTGCCCTCCTCATCCCACTAGAGCATTGGGAATGGGAACGGCCTTGTTTTCTCTCCACAGTATCGTAAGGCAGGTTTCTAGAAATGTGCGGCATGCCTGCAGATTTGGAAGCAAGAGCATCATCAGTGGCATTACATATATATTCATCTTTAACTGTGTTTCATTTTATCGCTTATTTCATTTCctacattgtattttactgcgTTGCAATTTGAATCCTACGAAATGCAATATATGAGAAATGAAAAGAAGTTATACAGAGGGATTTAGAAACTACAGCATCGAGCACAGCCGCAACTGCAGGCAGAAAAACCACCACAGGGGCCGCAGAGCCGGCCCCTCTCCTAAGGCGGGACGCTGTGTTTGTGTGGGAATCTGCGCATTCCGTCATGCAAGTAGCTGAGGGTGTTGGGAGGAGGCTCCGCCCCTTCTCGtggtgggagggggagaaaaaagcccccccttttttgttttcttcctaGCGCCCACCGCGCGGGCACTGACTGGGCGGTGCACGGGAGTGGCCACGCCCTCTAGCCCCCTCGGCGGAGGGGGACCAGCGAATTACCCTCCGTCTGCTCACGGGGAAGGGCGTGGCTTCCCCGCAGACCCGCCTCCCAGGCCCCGCCCACTCCCCTTCAGTCCGGCCGCCGGCCCGTTTCTTCTCAGTCAGAGCGAGGATGGCGTCgtttcgctgctgctgctgctccttcgcCCTTCTCGCCCTCCTGCTTGGTCCCGCCGCGGCGTGGCCGGGAGCGGCGGTAGAGGCGGACGTGCGGAGCGGCGCGGCTCGCGAGGCAGCTCGCTTCGCCTTGGCCGAGGCTTTCCAGGGGGCTGGCGGCGGCGAGGGGGGCCACCTCTGGGCGCTGCGCGAAGCAAAGACCCAGGTGAGGTCGGGGGGTGGGTGGACAGAGGAAAAAGAAGAGGGGGGCCAGGTGGGGGTCCCGAATTTGAGGGGGGTACCTGGGGACTGGAAGGGGGGCTTTTGACttggggggaggcagagaggCGCAATGGGGAGGTTGGGGTGGTTTGAGGGGGGCGAgagttgggggagggagggggaaatgtggCCTCCCCCCTTGAGCAACCCTCCCCCACATCTGCtgctggaggggaagggggacGTGGGCCCCCTTCCATCCTTCCATCCATCTTTCCTTCCCTGCCTGAGCCCAGGAGGATCCCCTCTGCGGACAGGAGTCTCAGACCAGGGCAGCCTCTCTGCCCATCTCTCGCCTGGCATCGTCTGTCAACGCTGGCGTGATGCTGCTGAACGACTTCTGGCGCTGGCCAGAACTGCCCTTCATCAGCCTCTGGAGGGCCGAAAGGTGTCCTGCACCTGCGTGCAGGCCCTTTCTGCCTGCCAGATGTCTTGGACCAGCTCAGGCTggcgggagttgtagtctgaaacatctggaaggcgccaCGGTCCCAGAAGTCTTGTGCCCTAGTCTGACTGTTGGGAGCTCTTCCTAGCCCTTTCCGCTCACCTGCCGcctgaaatccttttatcttgtggaaacctgagtgaagctggcatcttctgcaagcaaagcggGTCCTCCATCACTCAGATGTGTTCCTCCCCTAGAACATAAAAGGAAACTGTCTTAATGCCAGCTATttttgcccatctagcccagtactgtgtgctctgactggcagcagctttccagggcctCATCTGGCAGCATTTCTCCCCCCATCGTTTGCTACCTGATGTTCTTAGCTGGGGATGCTGGAGATTTAACCCTGTTCTTCCTACCAACCGTGAGAGCCAGAAGTGCTCCTTAAGGCAAATCTAATTACTTAGCTAGTTATCACCCTTGTGCCCTgcccttcagccaaaaaggcttccAGAGCAGCTTATGTGAAATCAGTTAGAAACAAGACTGACCCTGCTCACAGGCTTAGAGTGTAAAAGACACAACATGCAAGGGAAAAGGGactggaaggaaggaggaaaaagcaaTCTCTGATGTCAATTCTTAAAATTAAGTAGTAGTTCTTATAGTGACCGGCTGGCATGGAAACAGTTAAGGGGCAAGAGGCAACTGATGGAACTGGCCTTTCTGCCGATGGCATGAGCCCAGCTTCTGTCTCTCCCACTGAAGCAGCCTGCCCTGCTGCCAGGTGACATTCAGATGAGGGACGGAAGGCCTGGTGGACTTTGTTaaggtaaatgtaaatgtactgccttcaagtcgattccgacttatggtgaccctatgaatagggttttcatgaggctgagaggcagtgactggcccaaggtcacccagtgagcttcatggctgtgtgtggatttgaaccctggtctcccaggtcgtagtagcTCTCTCATCCCATTGCTGCACACGCCCAGGCATTCAGGTTGGTGAGCCACCGGGCTAGGAAGCGCAAAGGGCCTGAGAGCATGCCCCGAGAATACTCTTTTTCTCCTGGCCTCCCTTGGGATTTGTATTGCTGTCCAAGACGTCTTCTTGTTGGGTATTAGATGTACCATCCACTTACCCTTAACATAGCTCTAGATGGCTTCCATCAAGCTAGACTGCTTTAACAGGTCTGTCGGGGAAAAGGAAGGGAGTCGGCTTCAGGAGGCTTTCTGCCTCCAATTGATTAAGTTCGCTCCTCGATAATTGATGCTTATCTGCAGATAACAAACCTCAAGGCTGAGTCTACAGCCTAGTCATGGTACAAATCCACCTGTGACTTTCCATGCAGGAGAAGTAGGTCAGTGACTAAAAGGAAAGGCCAGCTGCCATGGCTTTGGGCTGGCAGCTAGTGAGAGAACCAGCAGCATCCCAGTCCTTCGCCTTCCTGGCCCTCCTTCAGAGCCAGGTTGCATCTTGGATGAGATCCAGTTATTGGACCAGCTTTATGAACTGCTTCATCAGGATTTGAGGCTCCCGTCCGCAGAGGCTATCCTCACGGGAATTCCCGTGAGAAGGCAACCTCCTCTGCTGAATTTTTCATTGTATGTGGTGGCGGCTCTCGCAGAGGTGGTTCTGGCCAGAGTTGTCCCTGAGCTCTCATATTGTGCCCGGTTAGCTCTGAAAGCATGTGTGGCTTTATTACTTCTTGGCTTTCATGGGGGTCTTTTGCAGAAGCTCAGTGTTCGGGATTGTGAGGCTTACCTAGCCAACAAAAGGAAGGATTGTAAGGGCCCTTTCTCCATCTTCAGAAATTAAGcagaattgtgcattttaaagatacaaacagatgagggatttctattccgaagagaaaaataaataaatctgatttatgaatttttgagtattatatgtctgggactattttatttcattttgacgaatctgtttgttctcgatgccactaactgttttgatgctgtgaactaaatttgttttgcattcctgaacatataagagataaggcaggctgtgctgtctacactgtgatgtcatcaagcttggaatattaacccctttgttgctggaataagaagtggttttcttcttcttcgtggttttaagaatggcaatcaagaaagtggctgagaccctggaagtaattatgtttcagaaaataatggatgagattgagataacgaaacaaaccctgagacagggcagacaggagatgaaaattgaatttggcaaaataaagcaggagcttaaagaaataggggattttgtgagaggggaggttgatgagatcagagatacaactggacaagcaccagaagatgaaaaaagaaaaattaaagagaagatgcaagccctggagattggaacaaatgtgaaactggaaaaagatttggagtttatggatattagagataaagtttactgtttggaattcagcgttgtccttgaagaaattaatgaagatatcagagataaagttatcaatgtcttggataaacttctggacatagaaaaaatctatagaattaattacagatatgtgacaatggaaaaactcacaagagatgtgccagtgcatttcgtaaaaaagaagaacagagatatgattttacaacaatatttcagcaacacattcagaattgatggcaaggaattatttgtgatgaaggaaattcccatcagactcttattatatgactatggctgtgatagcaagattattatgggacactgataatggaagaatggctactgaaattactggacctaacaggattattatgggtgcaaggatggaagatggaattaacactgataatagaagaatggctattgaaattattggacctaatagatttgatgagatggattaattgacatgcttatttggagaaaaatcgatagatatatttctcaaggagttgaaacctctctttgactttttgtggaaagaataaagtgatgtttatgagatttgatgattaattaagataactactggaggaaagtgattttgtaatataatttaagagacaggtttgttatatattgtagacctataactgatctgcgacaaatcggaagtcaacattttattttattgtttaatttgtatttttgttttgttttgttttgtttttgaaaatttgaataaaaattaatgataaaaaaagaaaaattaagcaGAACAGTGAAATGTCAAAGACAAGGGGATGCCAGCCCGCCACTggtaccagcaaatatttcctagCGGCAGCCGTATGTCAGGCACTGGCTGTACATCTTGCTTTTGTTTCATGAGGGTCCTGTTTTGTGCATTTATGGCTTGAGTGTAAGGTGTGAAACTCGGAGTTCAAGCCAGGGAATGAAGTTTGGAGTCCAGGCATAGTTGGGTGCTGCCTCCTTCCTCAAAACTAACCTGAGGCAACTCCTGGCCAATTCCAGTTTCTCCAGAACCTGTCTGAGAGTTGTTTTCTTGTCCCCAGGTGGTGAATGGAATCAAATACTACCTGGATGTGACCATGCTGAAGAGTCAGTGCAGTGCGAAGAGTCAGGCTGTGGGGCAAGATGCTTTCCGTTGTGTCACTCCTGGAGATCCGGATCAAATGGTAAGAATCAGCATTCTGCTTAAGCTTTCGGTTTGGGTTAAAAGGGACGGAGGGAGTGGATATAGCATCTTTGATAGATTGGGAACCTGCAGTCCAATGACTGCCCCCCCTCCAGTTCTGTTGATTTGTGAGACTATACAAACT is a window from the Rhineura floridana isolate rRhiFlo1 chromosome 22, rRhiFlo1.hap2, whole genome shotgun sequence genome containing:
- the BANF1 gene encoding barrier-to-autointegration factor translates to MTTSQKHRDFVAEPMGDKPVGTLAGIGDVLGKKLEDKGFDKAYVVLGQFLVLKKDEDLFREWLKDTCGANAKQSRDCYGCLREWCDAFL